The region GGCaccgtctccctcctcggcgccgCCGGCAAGGTCCTCAAGGGCGACCCCTCCGCCGCAACCACCGACTTTGGCGAGGCCTTCATCCACCCCGTCTTCCAGACCGGTGGTGTCCCCGAGTTGGCCGAGCTGGCGAACAAGGTATATGTTGGGTCTGGGAGGTTCATCTTGGAAGAGGGCAAGCCCGTTATTGTCGAGTACAAGATTAGTGAGGTTGTTGCCTAGGTGCTGGTTGGATAGTATAGTGGATGATTTGAGTGCGTGTCAAAGGAATGATATAAAATAGTTACACAAAACAGATGCATGTCAAAGCAAGCCAAAGTAAAAAGGTCTTAATTGTGCGGTCTCGCTATAATCCCCTGAAATCCCAGATAACAAAAGCAAACGAGCCGCTATCCCTCTCCACAatccctccaccgccctctaATAAGTATTCCCAGACCTCTTGATGCGATTTCTCCCAACGCCTTGGTATGCCAGTCGTAAGATGAGATCGAAAAAAGTCAAATGCCGTAAGAGCCGAAAACTCCAATGAAAAAggcagaaagaaaaggaaagaaaagccaGTCCAGATATCATTTGTGAAGCGCTCCAGAGGTATCAATGCTGTATCAGTGAAAAGACCTAAGCGTCCTTAGACTTGAAGACACCGTCAACTCTAGGCTCAGAGTCGCCATAAACTTCAGCGTCGAAGCTGTCTTAGTCTTGATAGTCAGAAGGCTTCTCATTGATACTGGGAGACTTCGAGTTGTTCGGTGTCGAACGCAGCAAGTTGTGTCCGGGGATAAAGGTGTTCAAAGCCACGGGGGCAGCAGGTGGCGTAATTTCAAGAATGAGATCGTCCACGTCCTCCTCCGAAATAACACTACCCCCAGTGGGGGAGTAAAAGTCGTGAGAGCCCAAGTCGCTACCGTTGTCCACAGTCGTTGATTTGCGTATATTCGCTGTGTCAAAATCGTGGTCGTTGTTTTTAAACTTGCGGTTGATACCGCCCTTCAGCTTGCCATGAATGTCAAAATTCGGAAGCTTAGAGTTATCAAAACCACCCGCAGGCTGAGACTCACCAACTTTACCGATATTTAGGATTAGCTCGGCTGTAAGTTTGGTGACTTGATCACTCCCGGTATAGTTGTCGTCATTACCCGCCGTAACTGCCTCCTCGCAACTGCCAATTGATGCACAATCGTCCCCGGGCTTGTTGTCGTGCCTCTGCTTCTAGCGGTGACCTTGCAGGGAGAATTGAGCTCTCAAGGCCAAAATCTGCTGCTTCTCAGCTTCGGGAAGCATGTCAATCGTCTCTTGAGGTAGCTCCATGACAGCACGCATCAGGGCCTCAGGGTCCTGAGCAGGAGGGGGGGCAGCGACAGGAGGAGGCGCGGCACCAGGGACCGGAACAACCGGGGCAGCGACGGGAGGGGCGGCATAACCACCGACTGGAGTGCTGGTCGCCGCAGGGACAGGGTAGCCGCCATAGTTGGCGGGGACAGCCGCAGGAGGCGGGGCAACGCTCGCACCGGTGTCGAGGACGGAGTTGATGGCGTCCGGTGACACCAAGCCCATGATCAACAGGGCCTGGAAAACAGCATAACCAAGCTGGGGAGCTTGGTTCAACAGCTCGGCGCAGCGCGCAGGGTCGTTGGTCGCCAGCGTCTTCATCTGCTGGATGATGTCCAGCAGCTGCGCCGGGGGCAGGGTGCGAAGCGTTTGCGATATGGCATCGGTGCAGCTCACACCAGGAGGGAGATCTTTGCCCTGGGGCAAAGGGGGGAGCGACGAACCGCCCGCGGGGACGACCGGCGCGGCAACGTTGTTACCGTTCGACGGCGCCGAGTAACCGGCAGCAGAAGGGCCCTGGAAAGTATTAGTTTGGATGAATCTCGGATAAAGAAATAGCGAGACTTACAGCAGCGTCACGGTCACGACCATCTTCGTCGCTGACCGTTTCATTGCTAAAGTCGACACGCAACTTCCGTCCCATAATCTCATAATCATTCAAGTTTCGGACGGCTGAAGAAGCAGAGTCTAAAGGAATAAAAGGTCAGCAAAAGTAACTTTGAGTATGCGGCTCTGCGACATTTCCACGCCACAGGCTGATGTCATGTCAGCATTGAAGAGACTACTTACCGTGGTCAGGGAACTCAGCGAAACCAAAGCCCTTGGGGCGACCAGTCTCTCGATCATAGACGAGGCGAAAGTTCAGGACGCGACCAGCACCACTGAAGATTTCAGTGATTTGCTCCTCGGTGAGTCCTGCAGATAACGGTTTGTTAGCAATCGACTTTGAAAAGACGTAATATGATCTCGAGGACTTGCCATATGGGATGTTGCCCACGAAGACGACACGAGAGGGCTGTCTGTTTGACATCTTTGCGATCAGAGGATGCGCAAAGCCTGGAGTGAAAAGAGTCGCTTTGAAAATTCGGTGGAAATAAGTAATTGACTGGCAGAGAGTCGACGACTAACTGAAATGGA is a window of Podospora pseudopauciseta strain CBS 411.78 chromosome 1, whole genome shotgun sequence DNA encoding:
- a CDS encoding hypothetical protein (COG:A; EggNog:ENOG503NWDF), which codes for MSNRQPSRVVFVGNIPYGKSSRSYYVFSKSIANKPLSAGLTEEQITEIFSGAGRVLNFRLVYDRETGRPKGFGFAEFPDHDSASSAVRNLNDYEIMGRKLRVDFSNETVSDEDGRDRDAAGPSAAGYSAPSNGNNVAAPVVPAGGSSLPPLPQGKDLPPGVSCTDAISQTLRTLPPAQLLDIIQQMKTLATNDPARCAELLNQAPQLGYAVFQALLIMGLVSPDAINSVLDTGASVAPPPAAVPANYGGYPVPAATSTPVGGYAAPPVAAPVVPVPGAAPPPVAAPPPAQDPEALMRAVMELPQETIDMLPEAEKQQILALRAQFSLQVTAGNDDNYTGSDQVTKLTAELILNIGKVGESQPAGGFDNSKLPNFDIHGKLKGGINRKFKNNDHDFDTANIRKSTTVDNGSDLGSHDFYSPTGGSVISEEDVDDLILEITPPAAPVALNTFIPGHNLLRSTPNNSKSPSINEKPSDYQD